In Streptomyces sp. P3, one DNA window encodes the following:
- a CDS encoding MFS transporter: MSTAAAPRNARHTAGLMRSIYLPRTADALAFAMSTYGIPLLVLATTRSAALTGAAFALEWIPRLAAFGWAGSIVDRRGAAVVFHLASLGRALALAAGAVLLHCHPSGTVATATVLVLAATTGVLTEFSYIAAETAGAAAGRRAGKRAHRVQAALLGIDQTATLVGPALAGLLLLAGPPTMLAVITVLSLLAAMLALRTPPSPVAPARAPKGQSGAGLLTGWRTIRSLPALGWLVTGLTLSNLATGLLQAAGPVIVVKHFGQSTTAVGLVWSAAAAATLLSVTLCRFALDRRGLWPVGAVCAALASLACLAAAQAPDYLSYLVLVAVLMAADGGMTVVLRTLRSRLIPPEKFGSTLSATILVLLLPFPVAGVLTALTPPDALGHVITVCAGLQALGLLYAFARLRTDPALRT; encoded by the coding sequence GTGAGCACAGCGGCTGCACCCCGGAATGCACGCCACACCGCCGGGCTGATGCGCAGCATCTACCTGCCGCGCACGGCGGACGCTCTCGCGTTTGCGATGTCCACCTACGGCATCCCGCTGCTGGTCCTGGCCACCACGCGCTCCGCCGCGCTGACGGGCGCCGCGTTCGCCCTGGAGTGGATCCCGCGGCTGGCGGCGTTCGGGTGGGCCGGATCCATCGTCGACCGGCGCGGGGCGGCCGTCGTCTTCCACCTCGCCTCCCTGGGACGCGCGCTGGCCCTCGCCGCCGGCGCGGTCCTGCTCCACTGCCACCCGTCCGGCACTGTGGCGACCGCAACGGTGTTGGTGCTGGCGGCGACGACCGGCGTGCTCACCGAGTTCAGTTACATCGCGGCCGAGACCGCGGGCGCCGCCGCCGGCCGACGGGCAGGAAAGCGGGCCCACCGCGTCCAGGCGGCCCTGCTCGGCATCGACCAGACCGCGACCCTGGTCGGCCCCGCCCTCGCCGGACTGCTCCTGCTCGCCGGGCCGCCGACGATGCTCGCGGTGATCACGGTGCTCTCACTTCTCGCCGCGATGCTCGCCCTGCGCACACCCCCCTCACCCGTTGCCCCGGCCCGCGCGCCGAAGGGACAGTCCGGCGCCGGACTCCTCACCGGGTGGCGCACCATCCGCTCTCTTCCGGCGCTCGGCTGGCTGGTGACCGGGCTGACCCTGTCCAACCTGGCCACCGGACTCCTGCAAGCGGCCGGTCCGGTAATCGTTGTCAAGCACTTCGGGCAGTCCACCACGGCCGTCGGCCTGGTCTGGTCCGCAGCCGCCGCAGCGACGCTCCTCAGCGTCACGCTCTGCCGCTTCGCGCTCGACCGGCGGGGCCTGTGGCCGGTCGGCGCCGTCTGCGCAGCCCTCGCCTCGCTCGCCTGCCTCGCCGCCGCCCAGGCCCCCGACTACCTGTCCTACCTGGTCCTGGTCGCGGTCCTCATGGCGGCCGACGGCGGCATGACGGTGGTCCTGCGCACCTTGCGCTCCCGCCTGATCCCCCCGGAGAAGTTCGGCAGCACCCTGTCGGCGACCATCCTCGTCCTCCTGCTGCCCTTCCCCGTCGCCGGCGTACTCACCGCGCTCACCCCGCCCGACGCGCTGGGCCACGTCATCACCGTCTGCGCCGGTCTGCAGGCCCTCGGCCTGTTGTACGCGTTCGCCCGCCTGCGCACCGATCCCGCCCTGCGCACCTGA
- a CDS encoding winged helix-turn-helix transcriptional regulator gives MAITALPPDTDADIARVTEALAMITPRWNVRILLALSGPPQRYSELAAKVSWLQNGQLHPKLKSLCDAGLVERTEHTARHVTYGHTERGVALLPVLPVIVTWAEEHLEKADRPLPAIEQIEDSLTLLTRRHAAAILWVLKSREEVSGRALARIVMPSSDWTNIYPPLRQLVADGLVDTEGLGLPYRLSAAGDGLSPVLGALSAWCAGQPLNQAAQHPVWGHPQAKLAPRPWVSSQSRPAPVTLPQARTGESSPAWHNRDLFSHATAARPKAAIPAGGPRR, from the coding sequence TTGGCCATCACCGCGCTGCCTCCCGACACCGATGCCGACATCGCCCGGGTCACCGAGGCCCTCGCTATGATCACCCCGCGCTGGAACGTGAGGATCCTGCTGGCACTCTCCGGCCCGCCACAGCGTTATAGCGAGCTGGCGGCCAAGGTGTCCTGGTTGCAGAACGGCCAGCTCCATCCCAAGCTCAAGTCGCTGTGCGACGCCGGGCTCGTCGAGCGCACCGAACACACCGCACGGCATGTGACCTACGGCCACACCGAGCGTGGGGTCGCCCTGCTGCCGGTCCTGCCGGTGATCGTCACCTGGGCCGAGGAGCATCTGGAGAAGGCGGACCGCCCGCTGCCCGCGATCGAGCAGATCGAGGACAGCCTCACCCTGCTCACCCGGCGGCACGCCGCCGCCATCCTGTGGGTGCTGAAGTCCCGCGAGGAGGTCAGCGGGCGGGCCCTGGCCCGGATCGTGATGCCCAGCAGCGACTGGACCAACATCTACCCGCCGCTGCGACAGCTCGTCGCCGACGGCCTGGTCGACACCGAGGGCCTCGGCCTGCCCTACCGGCTGTCCGCGGCGGGCGACGGCCTGAGTCCCGTTCTCGGCGCCCTGTCCGCATGGTGTGCCGGACAGCCCCTCAACCAGGCGGCCCAGCACCCGGTCTGGGGGCATCCGCAGGCGAAGCTCGCGCCGAGGCCGTGGGTCAGCAGCCAGTCCCGGCCGGCCCCCGTAACCCTCCCGCAGGCCCGGACGGGTGAGTCCTCTCCGGCGTGGCACAACCGCGATCTCTTCTCCCATGCCACGGCCGCCCGGCCGAAGGCAGCCATCCCGGCGGGAGGTCCGCGCCGATGA